One part of the Sardina pilchardus chromosome 5, fSarPil1.1, whole genome shotgun sequence genome encodes these proteins:
- the LOC134080868 gene encoding CSC1-like protein 1, producing the protein MGDNDLHNCSQDAQNTALKGLPFGGVPVVLLLNFSAVLVLLLLFLVMRKKSPRKQVLLLLFLVMRKKSPRKQADIYGNVWGGTSRIDTPVCVCAMATLRTDSSVLFRILKVFNPVGCRSESPWEPDPPNKNLHVRKWNITQAAHPDNVYWDNMSVQGFHWWLRYLIHFVIFIMLLLFTTPSIFISAMAKLNVTIPFSYLISPTVKQFFPTLLLWMFSTLLPLIVYYSTIKEAHYTRSDENKSMIYKLYIFLLLMVLILPSLGITSLDVVHLLFDGSFKGRIKLECVFLPDQGAFFVNYVITSALSGAAMELLWLPLMDKPCGCFMNVLMSVCTVHVCFQKYQEYRFPYGAMYAWNLCVFTVIMAYSITCPVIVPVGLVYLILKHLVDKHNLRYARKNPYPDRQVHLEAVNLAMVAPIICLIWLYAFSALLEGFMAMTTLFTLAVLSITITICFTLICFGFFKQLSPQSCWVSMKEQEAVAQEVYIFPGKDSADNQTSGTDGGPWWKCMCDCMQEPKTNDQYDNQQGTPLRIVTD; encoded by the exons ATGGGCGACAATGATTTGCACAACTGCTCACAAGATGCTCAAAACACCGCCCTGAAGGGACTTCCCTTTGGAGGGGTACCTGTAGTCCTCCTTCTGAACTTCAGTGCAGTTTTG GTGCTGCTACTGCTCTTCTTGGTCATGAGGAAGAAGTCTCCCagaaaacag GTGCTGCTACTGCTCTTCTTGGTCATGAGGAAGAAGTCTCCCagaaaacag GCCGACATATATG GGAATGTGTGGGGGGGAACCAGCAGAATCGATAcccctgtctgtgtttgtgctatgGCAACACTGAG gacTGACAGCTCTGTTCTCTTCAGGATTCTGAAGGTCTTTAACCCTGTGGGCTGCAGATCTGAGAGTCCCTGGGAGCCAGACCCACCCAACAAGAACCTCCACGTGAGAAAATGGAATATCACACAGGCAGCTCACCCCGACAATGTTTactg GGATAATATGTCAGTTCAGGGTTTCCATTGGTGGCTGAGATATCTCATCCACTTTGTGATCTTCATcatgctcctcctcttcactaCCCCCTCCATCTTCATCAGCGCCATGGCCAAGCTGAACGTCACCATTCCCTTCTCCTATCTCatt TCTCCAACTGTCAAGCAGTTctttccaactctgctactgtGGATGTTCTCCACTCTACTGCCTCTGATAGTCTACTATTCTACTATAAAAGAGGCCCACTACAccag ATCCGATGAGAATAAGAGTATGATTTACAAACTCTACATCTTCCTGCTTTTGATGGTGTTGATACTGCCCTCTCTTGGCATCACAAG TCTGGATGTAGTCCATTTGCTGTTTGATGGCTCATTTAAAGGCAGGATCAAGCTAGA gtgtgttttcCTGCCGGATCAGGGTGCTTTCTTTGTGAACTACGTCATTACATCAGCTCTAAGTGGTGCAGCAATGGAACTCCTCTGGCTTCCACTGATGGACAAGCCATGTGGATGTTTCA TGAATGTACTAatgtctgtatgtactgtacatgtgtgtttccaGAAATATCAGGAATACAGGTTTCCATACGGCGCCATGTATGCctggaatctgtgtgtgttcactgtgatCATGGCCTACAGTATCACCTGCCCTGTCATTGTACCTGTTG gtcttgtGTATCTTATTCTGAAGCACCTGGTGGACAAACACAACCTGCGCTATGCCCGTAAGAATCCCTACCCAGATAGGCAGGTGCACCTTGAAGCTGTCAATCTCGCCATGGTTGCACCGATCATCTGCCTGATATGGTTGTACGCATTCTCTGCACTTCTTGAAG GTTTCATGGCAATGACAACTCTCTTCACCCTGGCGGTACtcagcatcaccatcaccatctgcTTCACCCTCATCTGCTTCGGCTTCTTTAAGCAACTCAGCCCCCAAAGCTGCTGGGTGAGTATGAAGGAACAGGAAGCAGTAgctcaggag